The candidate division KSB1 bacterium region TAGAAAAAAACCGTGCGGCATTTTCACGCATAGCACAGGCTTTCCGCCTGCATGACCATGAATTTAGCTGCTCTGAACATATTAATCCCTAGCGCTTTTATAACGGGGGGCGGCATAATCAATTCGTTTTAACCCTCTGTAGCGCATTCTGCGAGCACCTGTCATGTGAATAAAGCGAGAGTTGGTTGCTTCAATTCCGGAACGATACCGGTATTTCTCTTTAAAGGCTTCACTCTGTTCATAGCGGCGACGGAAAGAAACGTTAACCTCTTTGTGATTGTACCGTAATTGATAGTCGTTTTTACCCTTTTGTGTTGCACATGATGAAAAGATGGCACAGTTACCACAAACTTCTTTTGTCCAGATTGCAGTGAGCGTACCCTTTTTATGATGCTTGATTTTCTCTGGAGCATAGCCTTGGGGACAACGTTTAACTTCATGTGTTTGCTGGTAAATTCGAAATCAACTAAATTGTGTTTTGGCTTTTTACCCTAGCTATATTTGGATCAGAATTTAGTTCTAAGAATGATGTTATCTATTAACTATTATGGTTTATGTAGGCACATATTTTGATAAAGAGGGTCTTGGCTTTTTGACTCAAGCTTGCCGAAACAGTTTAAACATATTTATCCAAAATATATTTTTAGAATATCTTATAAAAGACTTGACGCGGTTTCTTATTCGAACCTTAAAAAAGAAAAACACATTTTCATGGTTCATATGAACTACATATCAAAAGGCTAATCCTGTAGTCGTTGAAATTTCCAAAAGAATATTTAAGAAAGAAAAATTAAACAAATAGCTTTTTTTATATGAAATCATACACAATTTTTTGATTAGATCTTTCCTTTTCTCTTTTCTGCTGTTACTCTACTTTATTGTATTTTCTTATACTTATCGATGGTCAATAGTGATAACGTTAATTAACATTATCGTATCATGACATCAATAAAAAAACCCCGTAAACTTTACGTTTACAGGGTTTCAAGAGTCGGGGCGAGAGGATTTGAACCTCCGACCCCATGACCCCCAGTCATGTGCGCTAACCGGACTGCGCTACGCCCCGATCATTGTCTTCATGTGTAATTATTTGTTCTATTTCCAGTAACTCTCCTCGCAAATCTTGA contains the following coding sequences:
- a CDS encoding transposase; its protein translation is MYQQTHEVKRCPQGYAPEKIKHHKKGTLTAIWTKEVCGNCAIFSSCATQKGKNDYQLRYNHKEVNVSFRRRYEQSEAFKEKYRYRSGIEATNSRFIHMTGARRMRYRGLKRIDYAAPRYKSARD